The following is a genomic window from Dioscorea cayenensis subsp. rotundata cultivar TDr96_F1 chromosome 10, TDr96_F1_v2_PseudoChromosome.rev07_lg8_w22 25.fasta, whole genome shotgun sequence.
GCAAAGGCAACCCACTCAGAAACTGACATAACATGAGACACCATAATTTGTGACAGCACAAAAACCATATATAGACAGCATCTCATATTCAGTGGCattcaaaagaaagaaacaacatAACAGATACTCATACAACTCATACAAATAAAGGTTCTATCAACAATAAACTCACTTTCAAAGAAATCTATCGCCCAATCTCCAAGCGCTTCAATCATCAAAGGCCACAGACTCCACATCTCCAAAGAAATTGTAGGCGCAAAAAATGTCATATAGGAGACAATTTCCAAAACTTCCTCAAAAACCTCTGTatggcaaaacaaaaaacatttaAGTGAATGAAAAGAAATTGCATCATAATATTCGCTTTACccttgtgaaattttttatagaaattagaTGGATATGttgtataattttaatttaaaaaattttgaataatagatTAAATCCACACTAGCAACCACAATTAAAATTGGATATCTTGACTAGCTAAATTGCTCCCAAGAATTATAGCTTACTCCACTGCACAAAAGATTTGCACCAGTAGCCTCTATGTTTCCAAAATGACCCTTTTACAAATTAAGCTAATAGTTACAGACAACCTTCTTTGTCTAGTCATTTCATACCATTCTTGTTACTGGATCTCTTACCTATTGCTGTACAGCCATGCAACAAGCAAGATGTTTACTGGATCCATTACAACAAACAGCATTTATGTCATAAACCTATTGCCATACAACCATAACATACCAAAGATGGTACTCGCCAAAGTAATATATTTCACAAAGACTTTAACTTGACAATGAATTGTAAGAGAACAGCGATGAAGAGAATATCAAATTCAGGCACTGAAACAAAGGAGTATGTTGATATCTGAAGAAGCAAAAAGCAATAATGatagaagaaaagaatattaaCAATATAGACAAATTTTACTGAACtgttaataaacaaaaaacacaaaagaagaGACTCTTAGGATGATGGATAGACAACAAATGTATAAACTCAAGATCAAAGATTACCACCTAATCAACCATGCATGCTAACAGTACTTTACCTTGGCCATCTGTTGTTAACATCTTTCGCATTATGGGTAGCAGAATAGGTTCAATTTGGACAAAAAGTTGAGGTAGCCTGCTAATAGACTCAAGAATAGTGCTTATAGCACGCAAACAACCAACTGCAGCCATAGCGCCTGGATCATCAGATTCAACATCTGCTTCAGATGTATTCAAGCACCTCCAAAAGGCAGCAGCCTGTAAGAACAAACCAGGCCAAATGTTCAATGCATGAACAATGTAAAATTAACCTAAAACAGTGATACATGAACATCAGGCACGCAAGCAGATAATGTACGCATGTGCTCACCAGGTTTTGGCATAACCCAAGAGCATACGGAGCCATCTCCTCACCAAATTTGTCCACTACAGTCTCAAGAGTGAAGACAAGgtcttcattctccacctcaTTCATGAGTTTAAAAAACTCTATAAATAAGCCAACAACAATCCATCAAATGAGAAACCCTTCATGAAGGCAGTTATGCAAATCAATAAATCCTATCACATACCATCAAGTAATTGTGGAAGAATTGGACGGATTTCATTAAGATCTGCATATATAAATTATCACTCATGAGATTCATGTTCCATATTTCAGGAAAACAATGGACATAGGCGAAAAACAAGCAATAAAAGCATACCTTTACAAGCTTCAACAAAGGACCGTAAAGCAAAGACTGAATCTACACGAACAGGGAGTTCTGGATCACGCAAACCagagaccacaaaatgaaatGCTCTGCGAAAGTTGTTTTGATCTGAAAAGTTGATATGGGCATATTGTCCCGCAACCCAAGCAGCCTAGACTCCATTAGGAAGATAGACAAAATTAGAAGcaacaaaaatttctaaattttcaaCAAGGCTAACCTATAGTCAATCAAACAATATTATAGGCGTAGGACATATGGCTTGGTTATCTGTAAAAATACAGATGCAAAATAAGATAGCCCTAAATCACGTAtcagcataaaaaaaattattatatggatTATTGTTAATAAGTTACATTAACAGGATATGATGAAATTGGAACCTTTTAAAGAACATCATACCTGCAGTTTCCTGTTCTCTTATTATTTTCATGCTTGTAAATGTATACTGTAGAAAGATATCTGTCATTTGGTTTACATGATCAAATAGCATAAGAAAATCATTATAACAGCAATTTTAGAAAGAGATGCATCCCCTTTTCGAAACAATGTCAATATGCATCACTTTAGGGGATAAACCCTTTTTGAACATAAGAACATTGAATCAGATAGTTAAAGACAAACATCACCAAAgcaacaataaaaactatatttatccTACAGCACATAAAACAACAGAATTATAAGTTCTACATGAtcaaatataaaacaagaagaaatggTCACAACCTTTGCTCTGAGGTGTCCTACGTGACTAGTGAATTCCGGGAGAACATGTCGCACTAACATGGGCTCTAGCTCTGACTTGTATGGTTCAGTTTGCTTTAGTTTGTCACATAAAGCTCCAATAGCAAGAAGAGCACCATCTTTCTGCCGATATGGTTTTGTCTCTGCAGATGCTTCATCATATCTAATTAGAAATAAAAGCATTACAAGTCAATTATTTTTCCTCTGTTTATCCACATCCATGAAGAAAGTGACAGGTTTGGTATGTCTGAGCACACATCAAAAAAGGCTACCTTCTAAAGATTTCCACAATGAATTGAATGAACTTCTGCAGATTTCCTTTTCCACGCTTTCTCACTAGTTCACTCACAAAGTCCATGGCTGCAGTCCTAGGACTATATAAATCTTCAATTATGTCTGCAGTATGAACGAAAACCATCAAATGATTTCCATAATAGAAAAGAGGGTAATACTTAGTGAACATTATTGGCTTAACATAGTTGGATACAATGGCTGAAGAAATGATAACAGATACTTATGCAATAATATCCCTAGATTATGGGACTCACCATATCCTTTTCTCACATATTCATGGGGGTCTTCATTCCATAACTTCTGATCATTATCATTAAAACACATCAGCGGGAAAATTATCTCAAAGAGAACAATGTCAAGTTGTGTCTGTAGCAACTGATACATGCTGTTCTTCGAAATACTGAAGATAGGACAAACAATAGAACATCAATCAGAacgaaaacaaaacaagcaCAAGCATTTCTTGAAGTATCAGCTTGTAGGAAAATAATTGAATCTATGCAAAGAATAATTGGCACGCAAACATTATCTTGGTAAGGAAAACAAGGTTGCCAGTGCAAGAACTGATTAACATACcgaggagaagagaagaaaatatgCACTagtccaaaaaataaataaataaataaactgattgcaaaagaaatacaaaagcaTATAAAAGAAAGGTTAATATTAACGTTCATGACAATGCACGAGCTCACCaggaaattgaaattgaaagcGCAATGAACAACATAATGCACTCATTTTAGGAGTATAAACTGTTGCCCTGTGATATCAGTCAGATGAAACATTACCAATTTGACCCAAAGCCTACTTATAGGCTTATAGCCAAATTTCACTGGCTCATTTGCCAATTCAAAAGGTAATCATGTTAACTTAACTAAAAATAGGAAACCAACCTCCACAGATTACACAAGTAAAAGATACAACAACCATTGATGAACCAAGACATTCAAAATCAAACGAACAACTGAGTAGCATCTTTAAAAGGTTTTAGTACTGATCAAATTATATTTGCCAATATAgagatgataaataaaaaattttcacttCTAGTGACTTATGCCTGCAAAAGCAAGAATGATCAAAGTTCACCCCAACCACACATGATAAATAAAGCTTTCAAAATTTCCTGTTTCTATTCAGACAGCAGCATTCAAATCTCCAATACTTCCCCATGTCAGCAGGAAAAGAAACCAATGCAAAATTGTCAGTTTTATTAACAACGCAAACTTTTATTTCATCTGTATTCTACCATTATATTGGCCATTCAGCAAGCAGTTTCCAAAATTTCTTCTCAATTATCATATTATGCATTGCTGTATGAAAACTAAGgttttcaaatatattcaaTTATTTGAATCCTCGATGTGACATTTTCATCCTTAAGAAATGCTTTCAAGGATGGCTGATCAGGTAACACTAAACCAATGGGGACCGAGTTTTCTGAAGATTATATATTCGAGACATATTCAGCTCATAGCAAAGGTCAGTAAATTAACACTCTACAAACAACCATAACATCAAGTAAGATATTGCAGATTCTAAAAGTAAATTTGCAGAAAGAATTACCTGCTGCTAAGATATTGAAGGATAAGGTTGGTAACTCTATCCGGCAAATAATCACCTACTCGTATGGCATTAAGCAAACGTAGATGGCATTCTAAAATTTTTCCAGCATAATTTTTCTGAAATGCTTGGGCAAAAGCTTTATTCTCAGGTTTTTGAAGCTTTGTGTCACCAAACCTACATATAATAttccaagaaaaatttaaacaaaatttacaacTGAAAATGATGTCCACTTCAGTACGTCATCAGGGACACACCTGGTGTACAAACGATTTAAGATGTGAATTGTCCATTTCTTGACTTTCCACCATCCCCAAGATTTCCTTATCTCTGGATCAGTTGGTTGGCCTTCCAAAGGAACAGGCCGCTCCAAAACATTCAAGAAAAGAATCATCCAGGCATTGAAGACATTGGGATCAAAAAGTTGCTTTGGGATCTCTAACTAAAAACACATTGATTAAAAGGAAGGGTAACAATTAGATAAATGCAAAAATGGAAGGGAAAACCAAGATCCTCAACATCACAGgaacatacatatatagaagACCAGAATATTTTGCATATAAGCTTGATCAAATCAGCAACTTCAATGGGCGGGTTGACCACCTGGACCAGTTTGCTAAATATACCCAATAAATGAGGAAATGTCTCATCAACAATGAGATAGACTGGCGTGCGTTCTTCATCAGACTTGAACCTTATCAATAAGAACAGAAAATCAACAGTACTGATAAGAACCTTggatatttaacaaaaaaagcTTAATATAAATCTTTTTCTCACAGTAAACTCAACTGCTGAGCCCATGGTGCCTTAGCTTAACTAAGTACTATTTATATAAGTCAATAGGTCACATCAGATAAGGTCAGTAAAAGAAACCTCTGCATCATATCACTTGAAATTGTATTTGGGATCAGTCAGAGAAATCCCAAACCAAATAAGTAAAGTAAAATAGAGATGGCAGATCATAAGAGTCACAAAAAGTATATAGTAGTCACATACACATGCACACATTAAACCTTAGAATTTCAAAGCTCAATTATATTTCAAGACATTGATGTTGTGCCACAAAAAATTTCATGCATAATAAATCAACAGTGAAACATAATTAGTTGTCCAATGCATGATTTTATTGACACATTAAAATGAAGCCTACATTTATAACTGATGAACAGTGGGCACGCAAAAGATagatgaaaagagaagaaacagtGTAACTAGAATATCAGAAAGAGATGCTTACTCATATTTTCTAGAGAGAATCCTCAATACATATAAAGCACCAAAGACCTGCTGATCCTGTGATTGTAAGTTACTACTTATCCAGCGCAGAAGGCCTGGCCATTGTTCGGGATAATCAGCATGAATTATTGTTTTAAGACATTCCCCAAGCTGGGCTCTGTAAGGCAGAAAATAGGGATCATAATATCATGGCTATGAAATGTAACCCCAACGAGTGAAAACAGATCAAATTGATGGAAAAACAGCAGCTTTaattttgcaattttattttgtgGATAACAATGATTAGGATCTTGATTACTGATatacaaaagattaaaaaagaaagtCTTTATTTAGTAATAGAACTTTGGTATAGTTAATATAACCTTGTAACTTTTCAATTATCAAAAGAACTGTAACTCTTTCAAATAAAGATTGTGAATGATGATAACTGTGAATGTGAAAGAaacattccaagaaaaaaagCATGAGAGCATATGAAAGCAGAAAAACCAAATCAACAGAATTATTACATGCTATATACATACAAAAGAAAGCGCACGTGAACGACAACTTTGGAATCTGCGGTGCAAAAGACACTAGCTTGTGCCATGTGACTGGAAAGTACAACACGACAACTCCAAACAACGTCCAAATTTCATCAAAAGTAGCGTCAAAGAATAGTATACACAAGTGAAATACCGCTTGTACAACTCTCAAATATCAAACCAAATGGGCAATCCTTAAAACTAAAACAGAATTACACATAAGCAGGCCATGCCAAAATAATTTGGtcaaaatagaagaagaaagcaactgGTAGAATTGTATGCATAAGAAATAGGCTACAAAATAACAAAAGCTCAATTTTATGATGAAAGAGAGATGTATAACCTAAATAATTCATCTGGAATAAAGCAGTACAATTTCACACAGAAATAAGAAACCTCCAATAAGGTttcacacaaataaataatccaaCTATATCAGAATAGAATCCACCAATCAAAAATGGCTTATACCTCAACAATGGGGGAACCTGAAGTATAAAACCAAGGATATTGTCCCGGACCATAGTCTTGTCGCTATCTGATATCTTCTGGGCCTCGCCTGCAAACAGCCCCAACTTAATACATGAGAAGGGTTTCCAAATATACAGTACCACTGCGGTTCATCTCACAACATCAGCATACCAGGTTCATGAGGCGACCAATTCTTAGCTACAAAGTTCTTGAAATGAATGCTGGCCACTTGTCGGACAGCAATATCATAGTTGGATGCTACTATAATCTGCAACAACCTCACTAGATGTTGCGGAGTGTGCTGGCACtacaagaggaaaaaaaaaaaagactttatTTACTCAGACAAACATTCCAATGAGGA
Proteins encoded in this region:
- the LOC120270117 gene encoding importin beta-like SAD2, which translates into the protein MDLPSLALVLQAALSPNVEERKAAEDSLNQCQHTPQHLVRLLQIIVASNYDIAVRQVASIHFKNFVAKNWSPHEPGEAQKISDSDKTMVRDNILGFILQVPPLLRAQLGECLKTIIHADYPEQWPGLLRWISSNLQSQDQQVFGALYVLRILSRKYEFKSDEERTPVYLIVDETFPHLLGIFSKLVQVVNPPIEVADLIKLICKIFWSSIYLEIPKQLFDPNVFNAWMILFLNVLERPVPLEGQPTDPEIRKSWGWWKVKKWTIHILNRLYTRFGDTKLQKPENKAFAQAFQKNYAGKILECHLRLLNAIRVGDYLPDRVTNLILQYLSSSISKNSMYQLLQTQLDIVLFEIIFPLMCFNDNDQKLWNEDPHEYVRKGYDIIEDLYSPRTAAMDFVSELVRKRGKGNLQKFIQFIVEIFRRYDEASAETKPYRQKDGALLAIGALCDKLKQTEPYKSELEPMLVRHVLPEFTSHVGHLRAKAAWVAGQYAHINFSDQNNFRRAFHFVVSGLRDPELPVRVDSVFALRSFVEACKDLNEIRPILPQLLDEFFKLMNEVENEDLVFTLETVVDKFGEEMAPYALGLCQNLAAAFWRCLNTSEADVESDDPGAMAAVGCLRAISTILESISRLPQLFVQIEPILLPIMRKMLTTDGQEVFEEVLEIVSYMTFFAPTISLEMWSLWPLMIEALGDWAIDFFENILVPLDNYISRGTTHFLACRDPDYQQSLWNILSSIMADKNMEDRDIEPAPKLIEVVFQNCKGQVDQWVEPYLRITIDRLRRAEKSYLKCLLIQVVADALYYNPSFTLSVLHKLGVASEVFNLWFQMLQQVKKSGVHVNFKREHDKKVCCLGLTSLLGLPADQLPEEAFSRVFKAALELLVAYKDQVAESKKESEQDDNDMDGLQSDDEDEDEDEDEQEMGVDAEEGDEADSLRLQKLAAQAKAFQPDDEDDDSDDDYSDDEELQSPIDEVDPFIYFVEAIQGVQASNPPRFQNLMQSLDFHYQALASGIAQHAEQRRVEIEKEKLEKANAQ